The following proteins come from a genomic window of Gossypium raimondii isolate GPD5lz chromosome 5, ASM2569854v1, whole genome shotgun sequence:
- the LOC105765977 gene encoding annexin D5 → MSTLKVPAVAPSHRDDAMQIYRAFKGIGCDAAAIINIIAHRDATQRSLIEQEYESTYGHELRKRFSSELTGHLKKAVLLWMHEPGERDAFILKKALKGAVKDQKAVTEIVCSRTPSQIGQLKRAYFSNVGSNLEDDIEAELSGEHKKLLLAFLTTSRYEGPEYDETLVEEDAKALNKAARKFGLAGKPFIQIFSDRSRAHLCAVSDIYKTMFKKTLEKAIRDETHKNFEYALKTILRCAESPPRFYAKALRKAMKGIGTADTDLIRIVVTRAEVDMHYIKAEYRKKYGKTLNDAVYSDTSGHYRIFLLALLGNNN, encoded by the exons ATGTCGACTCTGAAAGTACCTGCGGTGGCACCTTCCCACCGTGATGATGCCATGCAAATCTACCGTGCCTTCAAAG GCATAGGATGTGATGCTGCGGCAATCATCAATATTATAGCTCACAGAGATGCCACACAACGCTCCCTCATCGAACAAGAATACGAATCCACATATGGTCATGAACTTCGGAAACGTTTTTCCTCAGAGCTCACCGGTCATCTCaag AAAGCAGTATTGCTATGGATGCACGAACCAGGAGAACGAGATGCTTTCATTTTGAAGAAAGCTTTGAAAGGAGCAGTTAAAGATCAAAAAGCAGTGACAGAAATCGTATGTTCTCGAACTCCATCGCAAATTGGACAGCTTAAACGAGCTTATTTCTCAAATGTTGGAAGCAATCTTGAAGACGACATTGAAGCTGAACTATCTGGTGAACATAAAAAG TTACTACTTGCCTTTTTAACCACATCCCGGTACGAAGGCCCAGAATACGATGAAACGTTGGTAGAGGAAGACGCTAAAGCACTGAACAAAGCGGCTAGGAAATTTGGTCTTGCGGGAAAGCCTTTCATACAGATATTCAGTGATAGAAGTAGGGCACACCTTTGTGCTGTTAGTGACATCTACAAAACCATGTTCAAGAAAACATTGGAGAAG GCAATACGAGATGAAACTCACAAGAACTTTGAATATGCCCTTAAGACAATATTAAGATGTGCTGAAAGTCCTCCAAGGTTCTATGCAAAG GCGTTGCGAAAAGCAATGAAAGGTATTGGAACGGCGGACACTGACCTAATCAGGATTGTGGTTACAAGAGCTGAGGTTGACATGCATTACATAAAGGCAGAATATCGTAAAAAATATGGGAAGACTTTGAACGACGCCGTCTATTCCGATACCTCCGGCCATTACAGAATTTTTCTGCTTGCCCTTTTAGGTAACAACAATTAG